A region from the Fusarium graminearum PH-1 chromosome 4, whole genome shotgun sequence genome encodes:
- a CDS encoding ribosome biogenesis protein RLP24, producing MRIETCYFCSRPAYPSKGITFVRNDARVFRFCRSKCHKNFKMKRNPRKLKWTKAFRKAAGKEMTVDSTLQFAARRNVPVRYDRELMGKTLKAMERVSEIRQRRERVFYKKRMAGKRERELATARKLVAENEHLLPRMRGSEKKRLRELGLTEEDIEEMEPERQKSKAFGGEKKRVAIALEVDDDEDDDEEGESGMFDDEDEEDDDEDDDDEMGDVDMED from the exons AATCGAAACCTGTTACTTTTGCAGTCGCCCTGCTTACCCCAGCAAGGGTATCACCTTTGTGCGCAACGATGCCCGAGTCTTTAGATTCTGCCGCAGCAAGTGCCACAAGAAC ttcaagatgaagcgaAACCCTCGCAAGCTCAAGTGGACAAAGGCCTTCCGTAAGGCCGCCGGCAAGGAGATGACGGTCGACTCTACTCTGCAGTTCGCCGCCCGCCGCAACGTTCCCGTCCGCTACGACCGAGAGCTCATGGGCAAGAccctcaaggccatggagCGCGTGTCCGAGATCCGTCAACGTCGCGAGCGCGTCTTCTACAAGAAGCGCATGGCTGGCAAGCGTGAGCGTGAGCTTGCCACCGCCCGCAAGCTCGTCGCTGAGAACGAGCACCTCCTGCCCCGCATGCGCggcagcgagaagaagcgcctGCGCGAGCTGGGCTTGACCGAggaggatatcgaggagatggagcCCGAGCGCCAGAAGTCCAAGGCTTTCGgtggcgagaagaagagagtcgCCATTGCTCTCGAggtcgacgacgacgaggacgatgacgaggagggcGAGAGCGGcatgtttgacgatgaagacgaagaggatgacgacgaggacgacgatgatgagatgggtgATGTCGACATGGAAGACTGA